In a genomic window of Coprococcus eutactus:
- a CDS encoding hotdog family protein: MKIYDRIMGLGTKMTDMDASTYQGAFIGKISYTVDREKAEAADSITYEYGDVKENAFMYILSILGKVEGEETPVEKMTITLVKASDKEKDIKRVEKAEYEDEKPFHTFTKEEVYAFSKETGDENKIHLTDHPVVQGMLLLRTAACAHEDLKRLDVKFVEPSYAEEELMWGSNGREYVLYADGYVKASFKVVK, translated from the coding sequence ATGAAGATTTATGACAGGATCATGGGACTTGGAACAAAGATGACAGACATGGATGCATCCACATACCAGGGAGCATTCATAGGAAAGATATCCTACACGGTAGATAGGGAGAAGGCAGAGGCTGCCGACAGCATCACATATGAGTATGGTGATGTTAAGGAGAACGCATTCATGTACATACTCTCTATCCTTGGAAAGGTAGAGGGAGAAGAGACTCCTGTTGAGAAGATGACCATCACACTCGTAAAAGCGTCTGACAAGGAGAAGGATATCAAGAGAGTGGAGAAGGCTGAGTATGAGGATGAGAAGCCGTTCCACACATTTACCAAGGAAGAGGTATATGCATTCAGCAAGGAGACAGGAGACGAGAATAAGATCCATCTCACAGACCATCCTGTAGTTCAGGGAATGCTGCTCTTACGCACTGCAGCATGTGCGCATGAGGATCTGAAGAGGCTTGACGTCAAGTTCGTGGAGCCTTCATACGCTGAGGAAGAACTCATGTGGGGCAGCAATGGAAGAGAATATGTGCTCTACGCAGATGGCTATGTGAAAGCCTCATTCAAGGTCGTAAAGTAA
- a CDS encoding GH25 family lysozyme: MIRKKLIRTILGGALSVAILAAMAAPNNTSYAATGTDIQPAFADIQQSIDTTQDFISSGSFNTQGALPVSPSNYTHAAQFKGYKIQKGIDVSEWNGSINWKKVKASGITFAFIRVGGRYYGSGKFYVDANYRENLKGAIAAGLDVGVYFYSQAINSSEAKAEAAYTMNLISGYNINLPIVMDYEYAWEEGVGITGRLYNANLSKSAATTVINSFCSAVEIRGYVGMLYASKSVITDDMNISNINNKYPVWSALYSDSDTDSLKAKHSYWQYSEDGTVAGIGRATDMNFRYITTPAAPASLVQQTSTDSSITLTWNKIPEVYGYQIVRYDESQNKYVAVGTAKGASTVTFTDKNLQDGKKYTYKVRGYYKLNSRNVYGTYTDTCTGITIADNIENFKVAATSASAIRLSWSPITAATGYRIYRLNPSTGKYEAITTLTSSTTTTYTDKDLNAGADYSYKIRAYTTTESGTILHVVSNAVTGTTNPGLVSGLKVRISTSNSISIKWNQENNVNGYLVYTWDKDTATWTKIANVKGGDQTVYTHTGLKSATQYSYSVRAYYKKDGVMRYTDLCSAISAYSGPAAPAKIITKSRSDKSISFAWSKVPAATGYLVYRYDSSSRSYILLSKITDNTTCTYTANNLKSTTSYAFAVRAYIKKDGVSGGSAYTVLKTATTPATPSAIKYMPLGGYRCTKWTPVKGASGYVVYKYDKRAKKYTAVKKLTGESSNIYIGAAVDARYYTYTVRAYLTYNKKTYYGEMSSLPVSGTPVVIGTVNDYAVRVRRGPSTNYGIITELYKGRKVYVVGGAKKNGETWYKISFKIGSKTVTGYMRSDFIKIQ, encoded by the coding sequence ATGATTCGCAAAAAACTAATCAGAACAATACTAGGGGGAGCTCTCAGCGTTGCCATTCTTGCCGCAATGGCTGCACCAAACAATACTTCATACGCAGCTACTGGCACTGATATACAACCTGCATTCGCCGATATCCAACAATCTATAGACACCACACAGGATTTTATCTCCTCAGGATCTTTCAACACACAGGGAGCCTTACCTGTTTCCCCTTCCAATTATACCCATGCAGCCCAGTTCAAGGGTTACAAGATTCAAAAGGGAATAGATGTATCAGAATGGAATGGCTCGATAAACTGGAAAAAGGTAAAAGCCTCTGGCATAACCTTTGCATTTATCCGTGTCGGCGGACGCTACTACGGTTCAGGCAAATTCTATGTAGACGCAAATTACAGAGAAAATCTCAAGGGCGCGATAGCCGCTGGTCTAGATGTAGGTGTCTATTTCTACTCACAGGCCATCAACTCTTCAGAGGCTAAGGCAGAAGCCGCATACACTATGAATCTCATATCCGGCTATAACATCAACCTTCCTATTGTAATGGACTATGAATATGCATGGGAGGAAGGAGTTGGAATTACCGGAAGGCTGTACAATGCGAATCTGTCAAAGAGCGCAGCGACAACAGTCATCAACTCATTCTGCTCCGCAGTAGAGATCAGAGGATATGTAGGCATGCTGTACGCAAGCAAGTCTGTCATAACCGATGATATGAACATATCAAACATAAATAACAAATACCCGGTATGGTCAGCGCTCTACAGCGACTCTGACACCGACTCGCTCAAGGCTAAGCACTCATACTGGCAGTATTCTGAAGACGGAACTGTTGCGGGAATCGGCCGCGCCACAGACATGAACTTCAGATATATAACTACCCCGGCTGCCCCGGCTTCACTTGTACAGCAGACTTCCACAGACTCATCCATAACCCTCACATGGAACAAGATTCCTGAGGTATACGGATACCAGATTGTACGTTACGATGAAAGCCAAAATAAATATGTAGCCGTTGGAACTGCAAAGGGTGCAAGCACTGTCACATTTACCGACAAGAATCTTCAGGACGGCAAGAAGTACACATACAAGGTCCGCGGCTATTATAAGTTGAACTCAAGAAATGTATATGGAACATACACTGACACCTGCACCGGTATCACCATCGCTGACAATATAGAAAACTTCAAGGTGGCAGCCACATCTGCCAGTGCTATCAGACTTTCATGGAGTCCTATAACGGCAGCTACTGGATACCGGATATACAGACTGAACCCTTCTACCGGTAAATATGAGGCGATCACGACTCTGACAAGCTCGACCACCACGACATACACCGACAAGGATCTGAATGCAGGTGCGGACTACAGCTACAAGATCAGAGCCTATACAACCACAGAGTCAGGTACAATATTGCATGTTGTATCGAATGCTGTAACAGGAACCACAAATCCAGGACTCGTCAGCGGCCTTAAGGTTCGCATATCAACATCTAATTCCATAAGCATCAAATGGAATCAGGAAAATAACGTAAATGGCTATCTCGTATATACATGGGATAAGGACACTGCCACATGGACAAAAATAGCTAATGTAAAGGGCGGTGACCAGACTGTCTACACACACACTGGGCTCAAATCAGCCACACAGTACAGCTATTCTGTAAGAGCTTACTACAAGAAAGACGGAGTTATGAGATACACAGACCTCTGCAGTGCTATAAGCGCTTACTCAGGTCCTGCTGCGCCGGCAAAGATTATCACAAAATCAAGGAGTGACAAGTCCATCTCATTTGCATGGAGCAAGGTGCCTGCTGCAACCGGATATCTTGTTTACAGATATGACAGCAGCTCCAGGAGCTACATCCTTCTCTCCAAGATAACCGATAACACCACATGCACATACACAGCAAACAACCTCAAATCAACAACTAGTTATGCTTTTGCTGTCAGAGCATATATCAAGAAAGATGGTGTATCCGGAGGAAGTGCTTACACGGTTCTAAAAACCGCCACAACGCCTGCTACTCCTTCGGCCATCAAATATATGCCACTCGGCGGCTACAGATGCACCAAATGGACTCCAGTCAAAGGCGCGTCGGGATATGTAGTATACAAATATGATAAACGTGCAAAAAAATATACGGCAGTGAAAAAGCTCACCGGCGAATCATCGAATATATACATCGGAGCTGCAGTTGACGCAAGGTACTATACATACACCGTACGAGCATATCTTACATATAACAAAAAGACTTATTACGGAGAGATGTCTTCATTGCCAGTCTCAGGAACTCCCGTGGTGATCGGCACTGTCAACGACTATGCAGTGAGAGTCCGCAGAGGTCCATCGACAAACTACGGCATTATAACAGAGCTTTACAAGGGACGAAAGGTTTATGTCGTAGGTGGCGCGAAGAAAAACGGTGAGACATGGTACAAAATATCATTCAAGATTGGATCAAAGACTGTAACAGGCTATATGCGTTCTGATTTTATCAAGATCCAGTAA